In Zingiber officinale cultivar Zhangliang chromosome 1A, Zo_v1.1, whole genome shotgun sequence, a genomic segment contains:
- the LOC122024859 gene encoding phosphoenolpyruvate carboxylase kinase 2-like: MSEALAREYEIGAEIGRGRFGVVRRCRSVETGEEFAVKSIDKRLLADDLDRACAEREGRLHLLAATGNPYAVQIHATYEDEVWAHLVLDLLDAPDLCDRIAARGGAPLPEPEAAAVVAPLAEAVAECHRRGVSHRDVKPDNVLFDAAGRLKLADFGSAECFVDADGDWVPMRGIVGTPWYVAPEVVSGREYGEKVDVWSIGVVMYMMLAGGVPPFYGDTAAETFEAVARANLRFPPRIFGSVSPAAKDLLRRMLCKDVSRRFSADQVLRHPWITSGGMSPMDELRRDPSLSMGRREGSLLGLCT; this comes from the exons ATGAGCGAAGCATTGGCGAGGGAGTACGAGATCGGGGCGGAGATCGGCCGAGGGCGGTTCGGAGTGGTGCGGCGGTGTAGATCCGTGGAAACCGGGGAAGAGTTTGCCGTCAAATCGATTGATAAGCGTCTCCTCGCTGACGACCTAGATCGGGCGTGCGCCGAGCGGGAGGGGAGGCTCCACCTCCTGGCGGCCACTGGTAACCCCTACGCGGTCCAGATCCACGCCACCTATGAGGACGAGGTGTGGGCGCATCTTGTTCTTGATCTCCTCGACGCGCCCGATCTTTGCGACCGCATCGCCGCCCGAGGAGGGGCGCCGCTTCCTGAGCCGGAAGCTGCGGCGGTTGTGGCTCCGCTTGCGGAGGCCGTGGCAGAGTGCCACAGAAGGGGGGTGTCGCACCGCGACGTCAAGCCGGATAACGTGCTATTCGACGCGGCGGGACGACTCAAGCTGGCTGACTTCGGGTCGGCGGAGTGCTTCGTGGACGCCGACGGGGACTGGGTTCCTATGAGGGGGATTGTGGGGACGCCGTGGTACGTTGCGCCGGAGGTGGTGAGCGGGAGGGAGTACGGAGAGAAGGTTGATGTTTGGAGCATAGGTGTGGTGATGTACATGATGCTTGCCGGAGGGGTACCGCCCTTCTATGGGGACACAGCGGCTGAGACCTTTGAGGCCGTGGCGAGGGCCAATTTGAGGTTTCCACCGAGGATCTTTGGCTCGGTGTCCCCAGCGGCCAAAGACCTTCTCCGCCGGATGCTCTGCAAGGACGTCTCAAGAAGGTTCTCCGCCGACCAAGTCCTGA GGCATCCCTGGATCACGAGCGGAGGGATGAGCCCAATGGACGAACTAAGGCGTGATCCTTCCCTCTCCATGGGAAGACGCGAAGGCTCCCTTCTAGGCCTATGCACATAG